A window of the Cystobacter fuscus genome harbors these coding sequences:
- a CDS encoding phosphate ABC transporter substrate-binding protein has translation MRWPRRCPLLLPLVLLALLGGCRRSPSHSGEEAGTVAPGSLGTVTVKGSDTLVVLGQRWAEQFMKENPGARIQVTGGGSGTGIAALINGTTDIAMSSRPLQDAEKQQARRRWPRGPVELAVARDGITFYVHEGNSVDSLSLAQLQSIYLGDTRNWKDVGGADAPIIVYSRESSSGTYVFVKDAVLKGQDFTERAQTLPGTAAVVNAVSLEPNGIGYGGVAYARGVKELKVRVSEQGEAVPPTPATLQSGAYPLSRELYFELPREPTGLTRSFIDYVLSPEGQRLVTDAGFFPVK, from the coding sequence ATGAGATGGCCACGCCGCTGCCCGCTGCTCCTCCCGCTCGTGCTGCTCGCCCTGCTCGGCGGATGCAGGCGCTCCCCGAGCCACTCCGGCGAGGAGGCCGGCACCGTGGCGCCCGGCTCCCTGGGCACCGTCACCGTGAAGGGCTCGGATACCCTCGTCGTCCTCGGACAGCGCTGGGCCGAGCAGTTCATGAAGGAGAATCCCGGCGCTCGCATCCAGGTGACGGGGGGAGGCTCGGGCACGGGCATCGCCGCGCTCATCAACGGCACCACCGACATCGCCATGTCCAGCCGGCCCCTGCAGGACGCCGAGAAACAACAGGCGCGCCGGCGCTGGCCCCGCGGCCCCGTGGAGCTGGCCGTGGCCCGCGATGGCATCACCTTCTATGTCCATGAGGGCAATTCCGTGGACAGCCTCTCGCTCGCCCAGCTCCAGTCCATCTACCTGGGGGACACGCGCAACTGGAAGGACGTGGGCGGCGCGGACGCCCCCATCATCGTCTACTCGCGCGAGAGCTCCTCGGGCACCTATGTCTTCGTCAAGGACGCGGTGCTCAAGGGCCAGGACTTCACCGAGCGCGCCCAGACGCTGCCAGGCACCGCGGCCGTGGTGAACGCCGTCTCCCTCGAGCCGAATGGCATTGGCTATGGCGGCGTCGCCTACGCCCGGGGCGTCAAGGAATTGAAGGTGCGCGTGAGCGAGCAGGGCGAGGCGGTGCCCCCCACCCCCGCCACCCTCCAGTCCGGCGCCTATCCCCTGTCGAGGGAGCTCTACTTCGAGCTGCCCCGGGAGCCCACCGGGCTCACGCGCTCCTTCATCGACTACGTCCTGTCCCCCGAGGGGCAGCGACTCGTCACCGACGCGGGCTTCTTCCCGGTGAAGTAG
- a CDS encoding DUF2780 domain-containing protein translates to MDFIGQLSRQLGVDSNQAQGLAGSLLKLVQGTVKEKISPEAADQMGQSIPEMQTWQQQAQPQPEAGGGLMGALGGLGGLLGGQAQGASGGGLMGALGGAVGHAGEIAGIVALLQRFNLDAGKAALVAPLLLDFLKSRLDPKLVSGILTVMPVLTQLTGGNKPPEGGGTPGSGGLGGLLGGLLR, encoded by the coding sequence ATGGACTTCATTGGACAACTTTCTCGGCAATTGGGTGTGGATTCGAATCAGGCGCAGGGGCTCGCGGGCTCGCTGCTCAAGCTGGTGCAGGGCACGGTGAAGGAGAAGATCAGCCCCGAGGCGGCGGACCAGATGGGCCAGTCGATTCCCGAGATGCAGACGTGGCAGCAGCAGGCGCAGCCCCAGCCCGAGGCGGGTGGGGGGCTGATGGGGGCGCTGGGTGGACTGGGAGGGTTGCTCGGAGGCCAGGCCCAGGGCGCCTCTGGCGGAGGCCTGATGGGGGCGCTGGGTGGTGCGGTGGGACATGCGGGCGAGATCGCGGGCATCGTGGCCTTGCTCCAGCGCTTCAACCTCGACGCGGGCAAGGCGGCGCTGGTGGCGCCCCTGCTGCTCGACTTCCTCAAGTCCCGGCTGGACCCCAAGCTCGTGAGCGGCATCCTCACGGTGATGCCCGTGCTGACCCAGCTCACGGGGGGCAACAAGCCTCCGGAGGGTGGGGGGACGCCGGGGAGCGGAGGTCTGGGGGGCCTGTTGGGCGGCCTGCTGCGCTGA
- a CDS encoding ATP-binding domain-containing protein, translating to MSTSDGELSPEEQAIIAEEEAVLRRVLAAVEGARLRSGHRKQETEDLITRLQELRDDAATAAVADLPHLFFQMDQTRALLERQETARLPELGAPYFAHLRVAGTTGDRDYLLGRTSFADVSADVRIIDWRFAPVARVFYLYGEGDSYEEWFGERLSEGTVKVRRLVVIERGILSRVQIGTRVLVRGPGGVWRRLGAGRGSQLEGGTGTAVRPGQLGVGRGTQQREGALDVTALLDAEQFEAVNVAADQPLLVLGSAGSGKTTVALHRLAKIAFDEAERYPESRMKVIVPEEGLARLSRRLLAPLGLGKVSVETLDSWAALAARVAFGAKALKPWEDTPPLVAKLKRHPALRRALAARLGVLSSSATALPRLRKRLAELFTDRRFLENVVAHSGGDLPSTAVDETVRHTMLQIATPLAHELEGVDPDRLQTLDGKSLESDTPDELAGTVDVEDLPLLLFLRAQAGSLGAVGRLVHVVLDETEDFSLVELFVVGRLLGEARSCTLAGDEMQQTSTSFAGWPAVLAELGIQDAATCRLQVSYRCPAPITALARQVLGAQAPGEPPTAGREGAPVGLHHFPDEAQAWLFIGEALRDLLEREPQASVAVIASGREQARAFHRVISDMSWARLVLEGDFSFEPGVDVTDVDNVKGLEFDYVVIPDATAQAYPAHDEARRRLHIAITRASHQLWLVSAGVRSPLLAGVWRDGGSPSESI from the coding sequence ATGAGCACGTCTGACGGAGAGCTGTCCCCCGAGGAGCAGGCCATCATCGCGGAGGAGGAGGCGGTCCTGCGCCGCGTCCTCGCCGCGGTGGAGGGCGCGAGGCTGCGCAGTGGCCATCGCAAGCAGGAGACGGAGGATCTCATCACCCGGCTCCAGGAGCTGCGCGACGACGCGGCCACGGCGGCCGTGGCGGACCTGCCGCACCTGTTCTTCCAGATGGATCAGACGCGGGCCCTGCTCGAGCGTCAGGAGACGGCGCGGCTGCCGGAGCTCGGCGCCCCGTACTTCGCCCACCTGCGGGTGGCTGGGACGACGGGGGACCGGGACTACCTGCTGGGTCGTACGAGCTTCGCGGACGTGTCCGCGGACGTGCGCATCATCGACTGGCGCTTCGCTCCGGTGGCGCGCGTCTTCTACCTGTACGGGGAAGGTGACTCGTACGAGGAGTGGTTCGGCGAGCGGCTGTCCGAGGGGACGGTGAAGGTGCGCCGCCTGGTGGTCATCGAGCGGGGAATTCTCAGCCGCGTGCAGATTGGCACGCGCGTGCTGGTGAGGGGCCCCGGGGGCGTGTGGCGACGGTTGGGGGCGGGGCGGGGCTCGCAGCTCGAGGGGGGCACGGGGACGGCGGTGCGGCCGGGCCAGCTCGGGGTGGGGCGGGGGACGCAGCAGCGCGAGGGGGCCCTGGACGTGACGGCCCTGTTGGACGCCGAGCAGTTCGAGGCGGTGAACGTGGCGGCGGACCAGCCCCTGCTGGTGCTGGGCAGCGCGGGCAGTGGAAAGACGACGGTGGCGCTGCACCGGCTGGCGAAGATCGCCTTCGACGAGGCGGAGCGCTACCCCGAGTCGCGCATGAAGGTCATCGTCCCCGAGGAGGGACTCGCCCGGCTTTCCCGGCGACTGCTCGCGCCGCTGGGCCTGGGCAAGGTGTCCGTCGAGACGCTGGACTCGTGGGCCGCGCTGGCCGCGCGCGTCGCGTTTGGCGCCAAGGCCCTCAAGCCCTGGGAGGACACCCCTCCGCTCGTCGCGAAGCTCAAGCGCCACCCGGCCCTGCGCCGCGCGCTCGCGGCCCGGCTGGGCGTGCTGTCCTCGTCCGCCACGGCCCTGCCGCGCCTGCGCAAGCGGCTCGCGGAGCTCTTCACGGACCGGCGCTTCCTGGAGAATGTCGTCGCCCATTCCGGGGGAGATCTGCCGAGCACCGCCGTGGACGAGACGGTGCGGCACACGATGCTGCAGATCGCCACGCCCCTCGCCCACGAGCTGGAGGGCGTGGATCCCGACCGGCTCCAGACGTTGGACGGCAAGTCCCTGGAGAGTGACACGCCGGACGAGCTGGCGGGCACGGTGGACGTGGAGGATCTGCCGCTATTGCTGTTCCTCCGGGCGCAGGCGGGCAGTCTGGGCGCGGTGGGGCGGCTGGTGCACGTCGTGCTGGATGAGACCGAGGACTTCTCGCTCGTGGAGCTGTTCGTGGTGGGACGGCTGCTGGGGGAGGCCCGGAGCTGCACGCTGGCGGGCGACGAGATGCAGCAGACCTCGACGAGCTTCGCGGGGTGGCCGGCGGTGCTCGCGGAGCTGGGCATCCAGGACGCGGCCACCTGCCGGTTGCAGGTGTCCTACCGGTGCCCGGCGCCCATCACCGCGCTGGCGCGTCAGGTATTGGGCGCGCAGGCCCCGGGGGAGCCGCCCACGGCGGGCCGGGAGGGAGCGCCCGTGGGGCTGCACCACTTCCCGGACGAGGCCCAGGCCTGGCTGTTCATCGGCGAGGCGCTGCGGGACTTGCTGGAGCGCGAGCCCCAGGCCTCCGTCGCCGTCATCGCCAGTGGCCGCGAGCAGGCCCGGGCCTTCCATCGCGTCATCTCGGACATGTCCTGGGCGCGCCTCGTGCTGGAGGGAGACTTCTCCTTCGAGCCGGGGGTGGACGTGACGGACGTGGACAACGTGAAGGGCCTCGAGTTCGACTATGTCGTCATTCCAGACGCCACGGCCCAGGCCTATCCGGCCCATGACGAGGCACGCCGCCGTCTGCACATCGCGATTACCCGGGCCTCCCACCAGCTCTGGTTGGTTTCGGCGGGCGTGCGCTCCCCGCTGCTCGCTGGCGTCTGGCGGGATGGGGGGAGTCCGTCGGAATCGATCTGA
- a CDS encoding TIGR02265 family protein: protein METRPQLLSRLARCRREQVVPGMFLESVLASAGEYGPEVVEQARRHIAEDGQLLENYRYPVKAMLEMLDVVGQAAQERGIPYGEALFQSGWTAGISYVRSSVGRVRAMVSTVSGVHRALEGIPNAAAQAVNFGQHSYRRVTPGSGELRFIEDLIGPAWNTGMVMGSVKAAFALEQGQLRYEISVTDEDASSFFVRLDW from the coding sequence ATGGAGACCCGCCCACAGCTGTTGTCTCGGCTGGCCAGATGTCGGCGGGAGCAGGTGGTTCCGGGGATGTTCTTGGAGTCGGTGCTCGCCTCGGCCGGGGAGTATGGGCCGGAGGTGGTCGAGCAGGCTCGTCGGCACATCGCCGAGGATGGGCAGTTGCTGGAGAACTACCGCTACCCGGTGAAGGCCATGCTGGAGATGCTCGATGTCGTCGGACAGGCGGCGCAGGAGCGGGGAATCCCCTATGGCGAGGCCCTCTTCCAGAGTGGGTGGACCGCGGGGATCTCGTATGTGCGCAGCTCGGTGGGCCGGGTGCGCGCCATGGTGTCCACGGTGTCGGGCGTGCATCGGGCCCTGGAAGGCATTCCCAACGCGGCCGCGCAGGCGGTCAACTTCGGCCAGCACTCCTACCGCCGGGTCACCCCTGGCTCCGGGGAACTGCGCTTCATCGAGGATTTGATTGGCCCGGCCTGGAACACGGGGATGGTGATGGGCAGCGTGAAGGCCGCCTTCGCGCTGGAGCAGGGCCAGTTGAGGTACGAAATCAGCGTGACGGATGAGGACGCCAGCAGCTTTTTCGTGCGTCTGGACTGGTAG
- a CDS encoding heparin lyase I family protein: MKKTLLLVEALCVLAGVGCGLPDEQGEAEEFFQTMGATADALSAPNCTTLSAASVLASGNDGNGPQNTLDDQLGTRWSNQGAGSWIDYDLGSTRTVSGAAIAWHQGNQRANTFSMSVSLDGMSYTTVYSGTSSGKTTAAETYTFSPTSARRLRITFKGNSVNDWASIAEARPCGAASESGASGVVWRGDFDTGDRSQWTRTQMVSSDRLQVVSSPARQGSYALKATVKQGDNPISSSGNRNELVKMTNEKEGDEYYYRWSTMFASDFPSAKTWQLFTQWHQSGDSGSPPVEFYVNGETIYLRLQGSTVVWSTPLVRGQWQDFIFHAKWSSKSSTGFVELYFNGKLVLPKRYIATLYSGQTNYLKVGLYRNSTIAPTGVVYHDGWVQGRSLQDVQ, translated from the coding sequence TTGAAGAAGACCCTCCTGCTGGTTGAAGCCCTGTGCGTCCTCGCTGGTGTTGGTTGCGGACTTCCTGATGAACAAGGGGAAGCCGAAGAGTTCTTCCAGACGATGGGCGCCACGGCGGATGCGCTGAGCGCGCCGAACTGCACCACGCTCTCCGCGGCCTCGGTCCTGGCCTCTGGCAATGATGGAAATGGCCCGCAGAACACCCTGGATGACCAGCTCGGGACGCGCTGGAGCAACCAGGGGGCGGGCTCGTGGATTGATTACGATCTGGGCTCGACGCGCACCGTGTCCGGAGCGGCGATCGCCTGGCACCAGGGCAACCAGCGCGCCAACACCTTCTCGATGTCCGTGTCCCTGGACGGCATGAGCTACACGACCGTCTACTCGGGCACGAGCTCGGGCAAGACGACGGCGGCGGAGACCTACACGTTCTCCCCCACGTCCGCGCGCCGGCTGCGCATCACCTTCAAGGGCAACTCCGTGAATGACTGGGCGAGCATCGCCGAGGCCCGGCCGTGTGGCGCGGCCTCCGAGTCGGGCGCCAGCGGCGTGGTGTGGCGGGGCGACTTCGATACGGGCGACCGCTCCCAGTGGACGAGGACGCAGATGGTCAGCTCGGACCGGCTGCAGGTGGTGTCCTCGCCCGCTCGCCAGGGCAGCTACGCCCTCAAGGCGACGGTGAAGCAGGGTGACAATCCCATCAGCTCGAGCGGCAACCGCAACGAGCTGGTGAAGATGACGAACGAGAAGGAGGGCGACGAGTACTACTACCGCTGGAGCACGATGTTCGCCTCGGACTTCCCGAGCGCCAAGACGTGGCAGCTCTTCACCCAGTGGCACCAGAGCGGTGACAGCGGCTCGCCGCCGGTGGAGTTCTACGTCAACGGAGAGACCATCTACCTGCGCCTGCAGGGCAGCACCGTGGTGTGGAGCACCCCGCTGGTGCGCGGGCAGTGGCAGGACTTCATCTTCCACGCGAAGTGGTCGTCCAAGTCGAGCACGGGCTTCGTGGAACTCTACTTCAATGGCAAGCTCGTGCTGCCCAAGCGCTACATCGCGACGCTGTACTCGGGGCAGACGAACTACTTGAAGGTGGGCCTGTATCGCAACAGCACCATCGCGCCGACGGGCGTGGTGTACCACGACGGCTGGGTGCAGGGCCGGAGCCTGCAGGACGTGCAGTAG
- a CDS encoding glutaredoxin domain-containing protein codes for MTTPRSLLSDDKRAPAVAEAMAGFHRDTVDQVRTTVEREPVVVVGMAQNPFVKKVRQALTQAGITFTYLEYGSYFAKWKERLAIKMWSGWPTFPQVYVRGVLIGGHDDTVKALGDGSLRERLGQKA; via the coding sequence ATGACCACACCCCGTTCCCTTCTCTCCGACGACAAACGCGCTCCCGCCGTGGCCGAGGCGATGGCCGGCTTCCACCGGGACACCGTCGATCAGGTCCGCACCACCGTGGAGCGCGAGCCCGTGGTGGTGGTGGGCATGGCGCAGAACCCCTTCGTCAAGAAGGTGCGCCAGGCCCTCACCCAGGCGGGCATTACCTTCACCTATCTCGAGTACGGCAGCTACTTCGCCAAATGGAAGGAGCGGCTCGCCATCAAGATGTGGAGCGGCTGGCCCACCTTCCCCCAGGTCTACGTGCGTGGCGTGCTCATCGGCGGCCATGACGACACCGTCAAGGCGCTGGGGGATGGCTCCCTGCGCGAGCGGCTCGGGCAGAAGGCCTGA
- a CDS encoding beta/gamma crystallin-related protein, which produces MISSRLPLRSEGRLRATVVFTLSCLLSASALPSAARASPTSHSFNTGSGALNVDSAGYLSKHDVVFNAPVTEPKSGLTVGNGRVGAMVWDSANGLTLQVSGVDASQEGFASQGWVTLSTNPGLNTGSSTFQQRLALYDGVVTTRYDGNRTVTILGAPNSEVLGIHVEDSRTGVSNITLELSLWDVSAFGGGDVPDINTWRSVSTLVETGVAGISRGQTDANHFGYTLAATVEGASFTTQFVNNNKVRLTIMPTSSYTIWIACASRLNAPGYDSVNQARNLLNSVKSTGYATTLNDFKSWWHAFWNKSFVQYANASGDADYLENFYYLSTYIIASGAYGNYPFHFINGVYSAVADDDSGKWSNAYWYWNQRDVYHSFLASNHADMVNIFNNLYSRNFAALKSYTMTRYGIDGIWVPETMGWDGNARGTIYSDYTQDTLSTAAEAALNMYSQYKYTQDTAYLSGTAYPFMREAAKFYAGKLSYDPGSGKYYMASSNAHEQHWDVRNAITDLAAVRGLFPKTIQVSQQLGQDATLRSQWQNILNNLVAYPVDPSNPAQYFPHTPPLSPNRNGENVVLELAWPYSVSGIGASDQQMLINNYYNRPFPYGGNNVWDPSPIQAARLGLGDEAYLGMKAMIQRYQDYPNGRTTNTNGEFEYMGVNLIAMNESLMQSYNDKIRVFPALPTDSTMNGKFTLLASGGFLVSSEKEGNEIKYVGLKSLYGNAATVVNPWGTQQVQVRRVSDNAIITSSSSGEFTFSTAADTVYVVERVAKTLGAYAYQSLSGSQNNTLKTVTYNGVPRALGSTAPYTGPKPTFYPDPNFGGTGVSLAPGSYGISQMQAAGIANDNISSIRVPAGVTVIAYGDGAFDGPSWTFTSDNANLANTGNDNTISSIKVLASSSPGVTFYPDPNFGGTGVTLGVGNYDIAQMRAAGIVNDSISSIRVPTGRTLIAYGDGAFDGPAWTFTSDNANLANTGNDNTISSFRIQ; this is translated from the coding sequence TTGATCTCTTCGAGATTGCCCCTGCGCTCCGAGGGAAGGCTGCGTGCGACGGTCGTGTTCACGCTGTCCTGCCTCCTGTCGGCCAGCGCGCTGCCCTCCGCGGCGAGGGCGAGTCCGACGAGCCATTCGTTCAACACGGGCTCGGGCGCCCTGAACGTCGACTCCGCGGGGTATCTGTCGAAGCATGACGTGGTGTTCAACGCGCCCGTCACGGAGCCCAAGAGCGGGCTGACCGTGGGCAATGGGCGGGTGGGCGCGATGGTCTGGGACAGCGCCAACGGGCTCACGCTGCAGGTGTCCGGAGTGGATGCCTCCCAGGAGGGGTTCGCCTCCCAGGGGTGGGTGACGCTCTCCACCAACCCGGGCCTGAACACGGGGTCCTCCACCTTCCAGCAACGGCTCGCCCTGTATGACGGCGTCGTCACCACCCGATACGACGGCAACCGCACGGTCACGATCCTCGGGGCCCCGAACTCCGAGGTGCTGGGCATCCACGTCGAGGACAGCCGGACGGGTGTCTCCAACATCACGCTGGAGCTGAGCCTCTGGGATGTCAGCGCGTTCGGCGGGGGGGACGTCCCGGACATCAACACCTGGCGGAGCGTCTCCACCCTCGTCGAGACCGGCGTGGCGGGGATCAGCCGGGGGCAGACCGACGCGAACCACTTCGGCTATACGCTGGCCGCGACGGTCGAGGGCGCGAGCTTCACGACCCAGTTCGTGAACAACAACAAGGTGCGGCTCACCATCATGCCCACCTCCAGCTATACGATCTGGATCGCCTGCGCCAGCCGGCTGAACGCTCCCGGCTACGACTCGGTCAACCAGGCCAGGAACCTGCTGAACAGTGTCAAGAGCACGGGGTATGCCACCACCCTGAACGACTTCAAGAGCTGGTGGCATGCCTTCTGGAACAAGTCCTTCGTCCAGTACGCCAACGCGTCGGGCGATGCGGACTACCTGGAGAACTTCTACTATCTCAGCACCTACATCATCGCGTCGGGTGCCTACGGCAACTATCCCTTCCACTTCATCAATGGCGTGTACAGCGCCGTCGCCGACGACGACAGCGGCAAGTGGAGCAACGCGTACTGGTATTGGAACCAGCGGGACGTCTACCACTCGTTCCTGGCCTCCAACCACGCGGACATGGTGAACATCTTCAACAACCTGTACAGCCGCAACTTCGCGGCACTCAAGTCGTACACGATGACGCGGTATGGCATCGATGGGATCTGGGTGCCCGAGACGATGGGCTGGGACGGCAACGCGCGGGGAACCATCTACAGCGACTACACGCAGGACACGCTCTCCACCGCGGCGGAGGCGGCCCTGAACATGTACAGCCAGTACAAGTACACCCAGGACACGGCCTACCTGAGTGGCACGGCCTACCCGTTCATGAGGGAGGCGGCCAAATTCTACGCGGGCAAGCTGTCGTATGACCCGGGCAGCGGGAAGTACTACATGGCGTCGTCCAACGCCCATGAACAGCACTGGGACGTCCGCAACGCCATCACGGATCTGGCCGCGGTGCGCGGCCTGTTCCCCAAGACCATCCAGGTCAGCCAGCAACTGGGGCAGGACGCCACCCTGCGCTCGCAGTGGCAGAACATCCTGAACAACCTGGTGGCCTATCCGGTCGATCCGAGCAACCCGGCCCAGTACTTTCCCCATACGCCGCCGCTGTCGCCGAACCGGAACGGGGAGAACGTCGTCCTGGAGCTGGCCTGGCCCTATTCCGTGTCCGGCATCGGCGCCTCGGATCAGCAGATGCTGATCAACAACTACTACAACCGGCCCTTCCCCTATGGCGGCAACAACGTCTGGGACCCGTCCCCCATCCAGGCCGCGCGGCTCGGACTCGGCGACGAGGCCTACCTCGGGATGAAGGCGATGATCCAGCGGTACCAGGACTATCCGAACGGACGCACGACGAACACCAACGGCGAGTTCGAGTACATGGGCGTGAACCTGATCGCCATGAACGAGTCGCTGATGCAGAGCTATAACGACAAGATCCGGGTGTTCCCGGCCCTGCCGACCGACTCGACGATGAACGGCAAGTTCACGCTGCTGGCCAGCGGTGGCTTCCTGGTCAGCTCGGAGAAGGAGGGCAACGAGATCAAGTACGTTGGCCTCAAGAGCCTGTATGGGAACGCGGCCACGGTCGTGAACCCCTGGGGCACCCAGCAGGTCCAGGTCAGGCGGGTATCCGACAACGCGATCATCACGTCGTCCTCGAGTGGTGAGTTCACGTTCAGCACGGCGGCGGACACGGTCTACGTCGTCGAGCGGGTCGCCAAGACGCTCGGCGCCTATGCCTACCAGTCGCTGAGCGGCAGCCAGAACAACACCCTCAAGACGGTCACCTACAACGGGGTCCCCCGGGCCCTGGGCAGCACGGCTCCATACACGGGCCCCAAGCCGACCTTCTATCCGGACCCCAACTTCGGCGGCACCGGCGTCTCCCTGGCGCCGGGAAGCTATGGCATCTCCCAGATGCAGGCGGCGGGCATCGCCAATGACAACATCTCCTCGATCCGGGTCCCCGCTGGTGTGACGGTCATCGCCTACGGAGATGGCGCCTTCGACGGGCCCTCCTGGACCTTCACCTCCGACAACGCCAACCTGGCCAACACCGGCAACGACAACACCATCTCCTCGATCAAGGTCCTGGCCTCGTCCTCCCCGGGCGTCACCTTCTACCCGGACCCCAACTTCGGCGGCACCGGGGTGACGCTGGGCGTTGGCAACTACGACATCGCGCAGATGCGGGCCGCGGGCATCGTCAACGACAGCATCTCGTCCATCCGCGTGCCCACGGGCAGGACGCTGATCGCCTACGGAGATGGCGCCTTCGACGGGCCCGCCTGGACCTTCACCTCCGACAACGCCAACCTGGCCAATACCGGCAACGACAACACCATCTCCTCGTTCCGGATTCAGTGA
- a CDS encoding carbohydrate-binding protein, with translation MALNFKRRMGSRGWLKSGVGGLLWAALACAPEGGPPRAPDANPADEVGASTLPLRLNAQGITAGSYTQVYVATNANDGNPATYWEGAANAYPNWIRVDLGSANSVNQVVLKLPTTWGARTQTLSVLRSTDDVTYTQVLAPATYTFSPSANTVTLNFTATSARYVKLNFTANSGATGGQVSEFEVYGSAPTTTPRSALGQLAASSYDSQSGTQLEASSEGGQNVAFIDDGDYLAFNNLDFGGGANTFEARVASAGAGGNIEVRLDSLTGTLAGTCSVPATGGWQTWTTRSCAISGVSGVHDLYLKFTGTGTGGLFNVSWFKFSTAAAGDGNDVVGKLFAGYQGWFNAAGDGSPNNGWIHWSKNSSAPTPNSNVNFEIYPDLREYTKLYPTNLGNLANGQPARLFSSYDPETVNKHFEWMRTYNIDGAALQRFGADENDAPNGWKTNRDSVAVKVKNAAEVYGRKFYVMYDITGMNPTNWVAAVKRDWTAQVVNAMQLTSSPAYARQNGKRVVCIWGIGFTDRPGTAAEAMDLINWFKGQGMYVIGGVPTYWRTGTNDSRAGFENVYRSLDMLSPWFVGRFGGLDGADHYMANQWQPDFNYTQQYGIAYQAVIWPGFSWANLNAGPRNQIPRLHGDFMWRQAYDLKRVGISTGYVAMFDEYDEGTAIAKGAENSSMLPTSQYFLSLDADGVAVSSDFYLRLAGDINRLFKGQLPLTVDHPTSHQ, from the coding sequence GTGGCATTGAACTTCAAGAGACGGATGGGAAGCCGTGGGTGGTTGAAGAGCGGAGTGGGGGGCCTGTTGTGGGCGGCCCTGGCCTGCGCGCCCGAGGGTGGCCCGCCGCGGGCACCCGATGCGAATCCAGCCGATGAGGTGGGGGCGAGCACGCTCCCGCTGCGACTCAACGCGCAAGGGATCACGGCGGGCAGCTACACTCAGGTCTATGTCGCGACGAACGCGAACGATGGCAATCCAGCTACCTATTGGGAGGGTGCCGCCAACGCCTATCCCAACTGGATCCGGGTCGATCTGGGCAGCGCGAACAGCGTCAACCAGGTGGTCTTGAAGCTACCGACGACCTGGGGCGCCAGAACGCAGACCCTGTCCGTCCTGAGGAGCACCGACGACGTCACCTATACACAGGTGCTCGCTCCCGCCACCTATACGTTCAGCCCGAGCGCCAATACGGTCACCTTGAACTTCACGGCGACCAGCGCGAGGTACGTGAAGCTGAACTTCACGGCCAACTCGGGCGCCACGGGCGGTCAGGTCTCCGAGTTCGAGGTCTATGGCTCCGCTCCCACGACGACTCCTCGTTCCGCGCTCGGCCAGTTGGCGGCCTCGAGCTACGACAGCCAGTCGGGCACGCAGTTGGAGGCGAGCAGTGAAGGGGGACAGAATGTCGCCTTCATCGACGATGGCGACTACCTCGCGTTCAACAACCTGGACTTCGGCGGAGGCGCGAACACCTTCGAGGCCCGTGTCGCCAGCGCTGGGGCGGGGGGCAATATCGAGGTCCGGCTCGACAGCCTGACCGGAACGCTCGCGGGCACCTGCTCGGTCCCGGCCACGGGCGGCTGGCAGACCTGGACCACCCGGTCCTGCGCCATCAGTGGCGTGAGTGGCGTGCACGACCTGTACCTGAAGTTCACCGGGACCGGGACGGGCGGCCTCTTCAACGTGAGCTGGTTCAAGTTCTCGACGGCGGCGGCGGGTGACGGCAACGACGTGGTCGGCAAGCTGTTCGCGGGATATCAGGGCTGGTTCAACGCGGCCGGGGATGGCTCTCCGAACAACGGCTGGATCCACTGGTCGAAGAACAGCAGCGCGCCGACGCCCAACTCCAACGTCAACTTCGAGATCTACCCGGACCTCCGGGAGTACACCAAACTGTATCCGACCAATCTGGGGAACCTGGCCAATGGACAGCCCGCCCGGCTCTTCTCTTCCTACGATCCGGAGACGGTCAACAAGCACTTCGAGTGGATGCGGACCTACAACATCGATGGCGCCGCCCTTCAGCGGTTCGGCGCTGACGAGAACGATGCTCCGAACGGCTGGAAGACCAACCGCGACAGCGTGGCGGTGAAGGTGAAGAACGCGGCGGAGGTCTACGGCAGGAAGTTCTATGTCATGTATGACATCACGGGCATGAACCCCACCAACTGGGTGGCCGCGGTCAAGCGTGACTGGACGGCCCAGGTGGTCAATGCCATGCAGCTGACCTCGTCCCCCGCCTACGCGAGGCAGAATGGCAAGCGGGTCGTCTGCATCTGGGGAATCGGGTTCACCGATCGGCCTGGCACGGCCGCCGAGGCCATGGATCTCATCAACTGGTTCAAGGGTCAGGGCATGTATGTCATCGGCGGCGTCCCCACCTACTGGCGGACGGGCACGAACGACTCGAGGGCGGGGTTCGAGAACGTCTACAGATCCCTGGACATGCTCTCCCCGTGGTTCGTTGGCCGCTTCGGGGGGCTCGACGGCGCGGACCACTACATGGCGAACCAGTGGCAGCCAGACTTCAACTACACGCAGCAGTATGGAATCGCCTACCAGGCAGTCATCTGGCCGGGGTTCTCCTGGGCCAACCTGAACGCGGGGCCGCGCAATCAGATTCCCCGGCTTCACGGCGACTTCATGTGGCGGCAGGCCTACGATCTCAAGCGCGTGGGGATCTCGACCGGGTACGTGGCCATGTTCGACGAGTACGATGAGGGCACGGCCATCGCCAAGGGGGCGGAGAACAGCTCGATGCTTCCCACCAGCCAGTACTTCCTGAGCCTGGATGCGGATGGGGTCGCCGTGTCCTCGGACTTCTATCTGCGGCTGGCGGGTGACATCAACCGGCTGTTCAAGGGACAGCTCCCCCTGACCGTCGACCATCCCACGAGCCATCAATAG